The following proteins are encoded in a genomic region of Magallana gigas chromosome 1, xbMagGiga1.1, whole genome shotgun sequence:
- the LOC117688116 gene encoding myb/SANT-like DNA-binding domain-containing protein 4 isoform X1 — protein MAVAVKRERSSNWSLAEITILTDFVEKNEEVLKAKQSNLITNLKKNSKWAEVTDLVNAVGVQRRSVEQVKFKWGNLQQGAKKTFTEARKHARKTGGGPPLKPPTAAEEKIIDLMKDRPNFSGIAGGFESSMPTTSEMPSSPKSASTSSSTFESTCSTLDFSLKATAPSTEEVAEQAVESACTSEPNIASEGDKTTSHVQIKRRKISFEQLQKMQYEKMIILKVLCCQKKNIELQNMKLQKDLERADLEKQNMELQNSKLALQIECLKQTVTQNENALLALQAITDE, from the exons ATGGCTGTCGCAGTCAAACGAGAACGAAGCAGTAACTGGTCCTTGGCCGAAATCACAATTCTAACCGATTTCGTCGAAAAAAATGAGGAAGTACTCAAGGCGAAGCAGAGTAATTTAATtaccaatttaaaaaagaacagcAAATGGGCAGAGGTTACCGATTTAGTTAATGCGGTGGGCGTTCAACGCAGATCAGTAGAGCAGGTTAAGTTCAAGTGGGGGAACCTGCAGCAGGGGGCGAAAAAGACCTTCACCGAGGCCCGCAAACATGCGAGAAAAACGGGCGGAGGTCCTCCACTAAAACCCCCAACTGCCGCTGAGGAGAAGATTATCGACCTTATGAAGGATAGACCTAATTTCAGCGGAATTGCTGGGGGGTTCGAGTCATCAATGCCAACCACATCAG AGATGCCCTCCTCTCCCAAATCCGCTTCGACCAGCAGTTCTACCTTCGAGTCCACTTGTTCTACCCTCGATTTCAGTCTAAAGGCAACGGCACCTAGCACGGAGGAAGTAGCGGAACAGGCAGTTGAGTCTGCATGCACGAGTGAACCAAACATTGCAAG cgAAGGAGATAAAACTACTTCTCATGTGCagataaaaagaagaaagatcTCATTTGAACAGCTTCAGAAGATGCAGTATGAG aaaatgaTCATTCTCAAGGTTCTATGCtgtcagaaaaaaaacatcgaACTGCAGAACATGAAGCTACAGAAGGACCTCGAACGGGCGGACCTCGAGAAGCAGAATATGGAATTACAGAATTCGAAGCTGGCGCTGCAGATCGAATGCCTGAAGCAGACTGTAACTCAGAATGAAAATGCTTTGCTAGCACTACAAGCCATAACtgacgaataa
- the LOC117688116 gene encoding myb/SANT-like DNA-binding domain-containing protein 4 isoform X2, with the protein MAVAVKRERSSNWSLAEITILTDFVEKNEEVLKAKQSNLITNLKKNSKWAEVTDLVNAVGVQRRSVEQVKFKWGNLQQGAKKTFTEARKHARKTGGGPPLKPPTAAEEKIIDLMKDRPNFSGIAGGFESSMPTTSEMPSSPKSASTSSSTFESTCSTLDFSLKATAPSTEEVAEQAVESACTSEPNIASEGDKTTSHVQIKRRKISFEQLQKMQYEVLCCQKKNIELQNMKLQKDLERADLEKQNMELQNSKLALQIECLKQTVTQNENALLALQAITDE; encoded by the exons ATGGCTGTCGCAGTCAAACGAGAACGAAGCAGTAACTGGTCCTTGGCCGAAATCACAATTCTAACCGATTTCGTCGAAAAAAATGAGGAAGTACTCAAGGCGAAGCAGAGTAATTTAATtaccaatttaaaaaagaacagcAAATGGGCAGAGGTTACCGATTTAGTTAATGCGGTGGGCGTTCAACGCAGATCAGTAGAGCAGGTTAAGTTCAAGTGGGGGAACCTGCAGCAGGGGGCGAAAAAGACCTTCACCGAGGCCCGCAAACATGCGAGAAAAACGGGCGGAGGTCCTCCACTAAAACCCCCAACTGCCGCTGAGGAGAAGATTATCGACCTTATGAAGGATAGACCTAATTTCAGCGGAATTGCTGGGGGGTTCGAGTCATCAATGCCAACCACATCAG AGATGCCCTCCTCTCCCAAATCCGCTTCGACCAGCAGTTCTACCTTCGAGTCCACTTGTTCTACCCTCGATTTCAGTCTAAAGGCAACGGCACCTAGCACGGAGGAAGTAGCGGAACAGGCAGTTGAGTCTGCATGCACGAGTGAACCAAACATTGCAAG cgAAGGAGATAAAACTACTTCTCATGTGCagataaaaagaagaaagatcTCATTTGAACAGCTTCAGAAGATGCAGTATGAG GTTCTATGCtgtcagaaaaaaaacatcgaACTGCAGAACATGAAGCTACAGAAGGACCTCGAACGGGCGGACCTCGAGAAGCAGAATATGGAATTACAGAATTCGAAGCTGGCGCTGCAGATCGAATGCCTGAAGCAGACTGTAACTCAGAATGAAAATGCTTTGCTAGCACTACAAGCCATAACtgacgaataa